A single region of the Pseudomonadota bacterium genome encodes:
- a CDS encoding helix-turn-helix domain-containing protein, whose translation MIKVFKYRLYPTRKQSNFLTTQLDGHRFLYNQALAQRKEVYEQTGKGIGYAAQATGLIPKLKKTCLPARQESKNLALCNYSSLQQTLRRLDKSFKAFFRRIKS comes from the coding sequence ATGATAAAGGTTTTCAAATACAGACTTTATCCAACAAGGAAACAATCCAACTTTCTCACAACACAACTTGACGGGCATCGCTTTCTTTACAATCAGGCTCTTGCTCAACGGAAAGAAGTTTACGAACAAACTGGCAAGGGGATCGGTTACGCCGCTCAGGCTACAGGGCTTATTCCAAAACTTAAAAAGACCTGTCTGCCAGCCAGGCAGGAAAGTAAAAATCTTGCTCTTTGCAATTATAGCTCTCTCCAACAAACATTGAGAAGACTTGATAAATCTTTCAAGGCTTTTTTCCGTAGAATTAAATCTG